Below is a window of Geomonas oryzisoli DNA.
CAGGTCGGCTCGAGCTCGAGGGTCGGCTGGTTCATGGAACCCAACTGCCAGAGCTGTCATACCGGCACCGCCGTCAAGAACAGCGGGCAGATCCGCTATACCAGCGCCTTGGACAGCACCGGCCTGCCCCGCGTTCCCGCCGACCAGACCTTCGCCACCAGCGCCGACACCCCGGCGCCCGGGCTGTCGCTGTACCGCTTCTCGGTCGGCCACGGCGGCCTGCAATGCTCGGCCTGCCACGGCTCCACCCATGCCGAGTTCCCCACCTCACAGCGCAACGACAACATCAGGAACGTCCAGCTCCAGGGGCACGCCGGCACCACCGTCGAGTGCACCGCCTGCCACGCCACGACGCCCACCACCGCCAACGGCGGACCGCACGGCATGCACCCGGTCGGCCAGAGCTGGGTGAGCGGACACCATGACATGATCAGCACGGTTGGGGTTGCCTCGTGCAAGGCTTGCCACGGCGCCGACTACCGGGGCACCGTCCTCTCCAGGATGCAGGCGAACCGGACCATGAGTCTGGGCGACTTCGGCAGCCAGTCCTTTTTCCGCGGCGCCACCATAGGTTGCTACACCTGCCACCAGGGTCCCTCCAACTCCTCGTTCAACAGCGCCACCGCCCCCACGGTCGGCAACGTGACCGGGTCCGGGGTGGCAGGAATTCCCGTTTCCATGACCATCCCGGTGACCGGGACCAACGCCGTGCTGCGCATCGTGAGCCAGCCGGCCAACGGTACCGTCGGCCTTGCCAACGGCGTCGCCACATACTTCCCGGGAGACGGCTTCACCGGCACCGATACCTTCACCTTCGCAGCCTACGACGGCGCCAAGAACTCCAACCTCGGCACCGGTACCGTCACCATCGCCCCGGGCGCCCCGGTCATCACCCAGAACCCGGCCAGCATCACGGTAAACGCAGGCTCGGCAGCGAGCTTCACCGTCGCGGCATCCGGCAGTGCGCCCCTCAGCTACCAGTGGTTCAAAAGCGGGACCGCCATCGCCGGTGCGACCACGCCCGTCCTTTCCATACCGTCGGCCAGTTCCGCCACTGCCGGTTCGTACTACGCCGTGGTGAGCAACAACGCCGGTTCGGCCACCAGCACCGTCGCAGTTCTTACCGTGGTCTACCCCGCCCCCGCCATCAGCGGCTTCACCCCCGCCACCGGTCCCGCCGGGACCGTCGTTACCCTCAACGGCGCCAACCTGGTCGGGGTGAGCCAGGTCAGGTTCAACGGCGTCGGAGCGAGCTTCAGCGAGATTTCCGCGACCCAGCTGAGCGCCATCGTGCCGCAAGGTGCCACCACCGGCCCCATCAGCGTCACCACGGCCAACGGCACCGCAACCAGCACGACGTCCTTCAGCGTAACGAGCACCCCGAGCACCCCGGCCATCTCCGGTTTCACCCCGGGCTACGGCGGCGTCGGGACCGCGGTCACCGTCACCGGCACCAACTTCACCGGCGCCACCAGCGTCAAGTTCAACGGCGTCAGTGCCCCCTTCACGGTGATCTCCGGGACCACCCTGGTCACCGGCGTCCCAGCCGGTGCGACCAGCGGCAGGATCACCGTCACCACTGCCGCCGGCAGTGCGACCAGCAGCTCCAGCTTCTCGGTCTCCTCGAAGAACGTCGCTCCGCGCATCAAGAGCTTCTCGCCCAGCTCCGGCAAAGTAGGAACTGCCATCACCGTGACCGGCAGCAACCTGGGGGGCATCACGTCGGCGCGGATCGGCGGGGTGAGCGCGCCGTTCACCGTCCGGTCGGCCGGAACCGTCGTGGTGACGGTCCCGACCGGGGCCAAGACCGGCAGGATCTCGGTCACCACCGCGGGCGGAACCGGCACGTCCAGCGCCAGCTTCACCGTGTTGCCCTAGCGCGGCAACGGGGCTGCTGCGCCCCATCTGCAGCACCAAAAAGACCCCCGGCATCAGCCGGGGGCTCTTTTCTTTCCGCGTCACCTCAGGCGCCCTCAAAGATCCGTGAGCGTCTTCATGAACTGGATGAGAGCCATCCCTTCCTGCGGCGTGAGGCCGAGGTTGCCGAGATCGGTACGGTTGACGTTATCTGCCACTTCCGCGGCCGGGAAGCAGGTCGCGCCACCCATCGCGTCCACGGGGGGATTCGGTGAATCGCACAGTGGGAGCACGTCGCGCAGGTTGTAGAAGTGGACGATCTCCTGCAGGCTCTTGAAGTAGGCATTGTGGCCGTAAGCCTTCACAAAGTCGGGGGAGGAGCGCTTGTCCACGTTGCGCAGGGTCGGAGTTCTGTGCCTGCCGGTGTTGGCGGCGGCGAGGCTCCGGTAATCACGGTCCGCGCCATCCCCGGAAGTCATCCCCTGCGTTTTGGCCAGAAACTCCCCGAGCCCCTGGTCAACCCATTGGTTACCCTTGGGGTTCCATTGGCGCGGCATGTCGTAGAAGGGGTTGAGCGGGTTCTTGGGGATGCCGAGGTTATGGTACCTGAAGTCGGTGAAGAGCGGGGCCGGGCTCCCGTTCATCGGCTGCAGCATATGACAGGTGGAACATTTCCCCTTGGTGTTGAAGATCATCAGCCCCTTCAGCTCCATGTCGTCCAACCCACGCCCCTTGAACCTCGTCCAGTTCATCATGTTGATCATCGGGACCGGCGGCATCTTGCCGACACTGTTATTCCAGAAGGTATCGAACTTGGAGGTGAACGCCGTGACTTCGCCGGAGCGTTCATACGCGGCGATGGAGCGCGCGATGCGCTCGTAGGTGCCGTCCACGTCCTTCATACAGTCGACCGACCCCGGCCCCCACACTTTCTCGAAGTCGACGGCCGTCCCGGTGCGCATCACGCTCAAGCAGACGTGCTTGGCATTGGGATTGGCCTGCTCCAACGGGTTGAGGAAGGGGCCTCTTGCCTGCTCCGCGAGCGGATCGCCAAGGCTCCACCCGGAGGCGCGCCCATCCCAGAAGAGCCCACCGACGAGGGTGTCCGGGGTCATGTTGCCCATACCCGTGCCCGGTCCCATGCCACTGCCAGGCCCCATGCCGCCGCTGCCCATACCGCTGCCCGGCCCCATGCCGCCGTTACCCATCCCGGTACCGTTGCCCATGCCGGCCATATCCCCGGCGCGGTGCATCAAAGGGGTGTAGCCTGCGTACGCCACGGTAGGCGGCTTGCGGTTGCCGAACCTGGTGTGGATCACCCCGTGCAACACCCCGCCACCGGCGTTGGCACCCGCATCGGGGGACGTCCAACCGGTCGCGGGATCATGACAGGACGCACAGGACTGGCCCGGAGGGTTGGAGAGGGAAGGATCGAAGAAGAGGGCTTTCCCCAGGCTTTCCATTGGGGAGAGTTCGATTGCGGCAGACGGCGATACAGACCACAGTAAGGGAAGGACGGCGAGGAGATGTCTTGCTTTCATGCTTTACCTCCAGTGGTACCTGGTTTGGATTCACGGTTGTCATCGACGGGCATAATGCAGGTGCCATGCCAGCGAATGGGCGGCAAAAAAAACCATGAAAACAGTCCCTTGGAGACAATCAAAGTGACAGAAGGTGCAAAAAATCTCCAGCGGCAGCAGCTGGATCACACGCCAAAGGCACACTGGGCGCGGGACAATGGCACCCTAAGACAAAGGGGCACTTGTCGCATATTCGTACAACCATTGCGGGCAAATATTGCAATCGCATTAGTACGCAATGCGCTGGTAAACACGATGACCCACTTAGCACACCAAGTCACACCTTTTACCGTACAATCTGTCGCCTTCTCGATACACGTGCCGGACCCGGCCGCGACTGCGCCCTACAGCATCACTGCCCGATCCCGCCTCTGTTCCGTCAGCGATGCCTCCCGGCGTTGGGAAAACGTGGAAAATCCCCTGCGCTTTTTCTGACCAACTTGCCGTTGACATTTCATTTCGTCGGCGATCTAATAAGACATAAACAGTCTTCTTTAACTATTACAGAAGGAGAAAATCTCAAGGACTACAACCTTGATCATGGGCTTTCAGCTACTTGGTCCTTCAGAATCTCAATGGTCCCTTTTAGGACTTTTGCTTGATTTTCAGTAGTGGAGGGTATGGCCATGAAAAAATCAACCAACAGCAGGTCCGCCGCCGGCAAGGCAAAGCCTTCTTTCGTGGTCGGCCTCGGGGCATCGGCCGGCGGCCTCGCGGCCCTGGAAAAATTCTTTGATACGATGCCGCCCAACAGCGGCATGGCTTTCGTAGTAATCCAACATCTCTCTCCCGACTTCAAGAGCCTGATGGACGATCTGCTGGCCCGCCACACCAAGATGTCCATCCACCGCGTCACCAACGGCATTACCCTGCGCAGCAACTCCATCTACCTGATACCCTCCAAAACCCACATGACAGTCTCCAAGGGCAAGCTCTACCTCACCGAGCTTCTGCCGTCGCAGCACTCCGAGCTTCCCATCGACGTCTTCCTGCGCTCGCTCGCCGAAGATGCGGGACCGCAGGCCATTGCCGTGATCCTCTCCGGCACCGGCACCGACGGCTCGCGCGGCGTTCGCGACATCCACGATGTCGGCGGCCTCGTGCTGGTGCAGACGGTGGACTCGGCGCAGTTCGACGGCATGCCCCGCAGCGCCATCGCCACCGGTTTTTGCGACTTGATGCTCGATCCCGAGGAAATGCCGGCAGCCATCGTGCGCTACGCCCGCACCCCGCCCGAGGAGCGGCGCCAGGCGTTGTACGGCTACCTGGCCGACGACCAGTACCACGGCGAGTACCAGCAGATCTTCGCGCTTTTGAGAAGCCAGTACAACATCGACTTCTCCAAGTACAAACCGCCCACCATAACGCGCCGCATCCAGAGGAGGATGG
It encodes the following:
- a CDS encoding IPT/TIG domain-containing protein yields the protein MKQTRLVLIVVLCCLALSGLMSQAFGASAAILGWNNLGMHCMDSDYSVFSILPPYNTIEAQLLVGGKLVQSGSGYTVSYEAVADPDGSINSTSIGKGNWGQFANALYGLPTSASADNGLVGWNMPGLANVPQQMKFETYNAPAAGVSTPVNWFRAEGIPLTPIDDKGNKNSYPLMRLVARDAGNTVIAKSDIVLPVSDEMDCSACHSSGTMAAAQPAGGWVFAASKDRDYRLNIIRLHDEHQFAQNGALYKDALAAKGLNASGLYATVSAGRPILCAACHASEALGTASFSSANGSVPPLTSSMHTLHASVQDPVLNVTLNDATNRNACYRCHPGSATRCLRGAMGSSIAADGSMAMQCQSCHGSMSQVGSSSRVGWFMEPNCQSCHTGTAVKNSGQIRYTSALDSTGLPRVPADQTFATSADTPAPGLSLYRFSVGHGGLQCSACHGSTHAEFPTSQRNDNIRNVQLQGHAGTTVECTACHATTPTTANGGPHGMHPVGQSWVSGHHDMISTVGVASCKACHGADYRGTVLSRMQANRTMSLGDFGSQSFFRGATIGCYTCHQGPSNSSFNSATAPTVGNVTGSGVAGIPVSMTIPVTGTNAVLRIVSQPANGTVGLANGVATYFPGDGFTGTDTFTFAAYDGAKNSNLGTGTVTIAPGAPVITQNPASITVNAGSAASFTVAASGSAPLSYQWFKSGTAIAGATTPVLSIPSASSATAGSYYAVVSNNAGSATSTVAVLTVVYPAPAISGFTPATGPAGTVVTLNGANLVGVSQVRFNGVGASFSEISATQLSAIVPQGATTGPISVTTANGTATSTTSFSVTSTPSTPAISGFTPGYGGVGTAVTVTGTNFTGATSVKFNGVSAPFTVISGTTLVTGVPAGATSGRITVTTAAGSATSSSSFSVSSKNVAPRIKSFSPSSGKVGTAITVTGSNLGGITSARIGGVSAPFTVRSAGTVVVTVPTGAKTGRISVTTAGGTGTSSASFTVLP
- a CDS encoding cytochrome-c peroxidase, coding for MKARHLLAVLPLLWSVSPSAAIELSPMESLGKALFFDPSLSNPPGQSCASCHDPATGWTSPDAGANAGGGVLHGVIHTRFGNRKPPTVAYAGYTPLMHRAGDMAGMGNGTGMGNGGMGPGSGMGSGGMGPGSGMGPGTGMGNMTPDTLVGGLFWDGRASGWSLGDPLAEQARGPFLNPLEQANPNAKHVCLSVMRTGTAVDFEKVWGPGSVDCMKDVDGTYERIARSIAAYERSGEVTAFTSKFDTFWNNSVGKMPPVPMINMMNWTRFKGRGLDDMELKGLMIFNTKGKCSTCHMLQPMNGSPAPLFTDFRYHNLGIPKNPLNPFYDMPRQWNPKGNQWVDQGLGEFLAKTQGMTSGDGADRDYRSLAAANTGRHRTPTLRNVDKRSSPDFVKAYGHNAYFKSLQEIVHFYNLRDVLPLCDSPNPPVDAMGGATCFPAAEVADNVNRTDLGNLGLTPQEGMALIQFMKTLTDL